In Amia ocellicauda isolate fAmiCal2 chromosome 16, fAmiCal2.hap1, whole genome shotgun sequence, the following proteins share a genomic window:
- the insig2 gene encoding insulin-induced gene 2 protein — MAKSPTATTEVSKMREPQPVPKIRGPYISVITNSTMNLIIRGVMLFSIGVFLALVLNLLQVQRNVTLFPPDVIASIFSSAWWVPPCCGTASAVIGLLYPCIDNQLGEPHKFKREWSSVMRCVAVFVGINHASAKVDFANNMQLSLTLAALSIGLWWTFDRSRSGFGLGIGIAFLATLTTQLLVYNGVFQYTSPDFLYVRSWLPCIFFAGGITMGNIGRQLAMYECKVVQEKTHQD; from the exons ATGGCCAAATCACCGACTGCCACGACTGAAGTGTCCAAGATGAGAGAACCGCAGCCTGTGCCGAAGATCCGAGGGCCGTACATCTCGGTCATAACCAACAGCACCATGAACTTGATCATCAGGGGGGTGATGCTGTTTTCCATCGGCGTCTTCCTGGCGCTGGTGTTGAACCTGCTGCAGGTCCAGAGGAACGTCACCCTCTTCCCCCCCGACGTGATCGCCAGTATCTTCTCCTCGGCGTGGTGGGTGCCCCCGTGCTGTGGAACTGCCTCAG CTGTAATAGGGTTATTGTACCCCTGCATTGACAACCAGCTCGGAGAGCCGCACAAGTTTAAGAGAGAGTGGTCCAGTGTGATGCGCTGTGTGGCGGTGTTCGTGGGCATCAACCACGCCAGTGCT AAAGTAGATTTTGCCAACAACATGCAGCTGTCTCTGACCCTGGCAGCCCTGTCTATCGGCCTGTGGTGGACCTTTGACCGATCCCGCAGTGGGTTCGGACTCGGGATAGGCATCGCGTTCCTTGCCACCCTAACCACTCAGTTACTAGTATATAACGGTGTTTTTCA GTACACTTCTCCAGATTTTCTATATGTACGGTCCTGGTTACCCTGCATATTTTTTGCTGGAGGAATTACGATGGGAAATATAGGACGCCAGCTAGCCATG TATGAATGCAaagttgttcaagaaaagacgCATCAAGACTGA
- the ccdc93 gene encoding coiled-coil domain-containing protein 93, protein MAATSVFQRVRTGSRLGAQYDQDGNIIQVETREDEEQNIKLAEILELLLAAGYFRARIKGLSPFDKVVGGMTWCITTCNFDIDVDLLFQENSTIGQKIALTEKIVSVLPKMKCPHRLEPHQIQGLDFIHIFPVVQWLVKRAIETREEMGDYIRSYSVSQFQKTHRIPEDTEFMQRKEKAIKTVMDVSEVYKPQRKYKRQVGAEELADEESRVHSTLLEYGRRYGFSKQVRQDKAEDKKVPSSQGLPPGMTEVSEEEDLQAAEELRIKTLMTGMAVMASEEGKLTASTVGQIVGLQSEEIKQIASEYAEKQIELSAEDRPERFGPAQQHRRLVASLNKQIQQKTKQLEELQAKHSEVQAGCEEAKIKLTEATKLTESLEKELSALEEVESQADSSVLQKLRALVAMNENLKTQEQEFRTHCREEMTRLQQSIENLKIESGDDTGEDKERNQLIEKQYNTDREKLQKIRMLLARRNREIAILQRKVDEVPSRAELTQYQKRFIELYGQVAATHKETKQFFTLYNTLDDKKVFLEKEVNLLNSIHDNFQQAMASSGAKEQFLRQMEQIVEGIKQNRIKMEKKKQENKMRRDQLNDEYLELLEKQRLYFKTVKDFKEECRKNEMLLSKLRAKGAS, encoded by the exons ATGGCGGCCACCTCGGTGTTCCAGCGGGTGCGGACCGGGTCCAGACTGGGAGCCCAGTACGACCAGGACGGCAACATCATCCAG GTGGAGACCCGGGAAGATGAAGAACAGAATATTAAACTGGCGGAGATCCTGGAGCTGCTGTTGGCTGCTGGATACTTCAGGGCTCGAATCAAAGGGCTGTCTCCATTTGACAAG GTGGTGGGAGGGATGACCTGGTGCATCACAACCTGCAACTTTGATATCGACGTTGATTTGCTTTTCCAAGAAAACTCGACGATTGGTCAGAAGAT AGCACTGACTGAGAAAATTGTCTCCGTTTTGCCGAAAATGAAATGTCCCCATCGCCTGGAGCCCCATCAGATCCAGGGCCTTGACTTCATTCACATCTTTCCCGTTGTGCAG TGGCTGGTAAAGCGTGCCATTGAAACCAGGGAGGAGATGGGAGATTATATTCGCTCCTATTCGGTGTCGCAGTTTCAGAAGACTCACCGCATCCCAGAA GATACTGAATTCATGCAGAGAAAAGAGAAGGCAATTAAAACAGTAATGGATGTCTCT GAGGTGTATAAACCCCAGAGGAAATACAAGAGACAAGTCGGTGCTGAGGAGCTGGCGGACGAAGAGTCCCGCGTTCATTCCACGCTCCTGGAGTACGGGAG GCGCTATGGATTCAGCAAACAAGTCAGGCAAGACAAA GCCGAAGACAAGAAAGTCCCCTCCTCACAAGGATTACCACCTGGGATGACTGAAGTCTCCGAAGAGGAGGACCTTCAAGCAGCTGAAGAG cTTCGCATTAAGACGTTGATGACGGGAATGGCGGTGATGGCAAGCGAGGAG GGGAAGCTGACCGCCAGCACGGTGGGGCAGATAGTGGGACTGCAGTCGGAGGAGATCAAGCAGATTGCGTCCGAATACGCCGAGAAG CAAATCGAACTCTCAGCCGAGGACCGCCCTGAACGCTTCGGACCGGCCCAGCAGCACCGCAGACTGGTGGCGTCTCTCAACAAGCAGATCCAGCAGAAAACGAAGCAACTGGAAGAG CTCCAAGCGAAACACTCGGAAGTTCAAGCAGGCTGTGAGGAGGCGAAAATCAAGTTGACGGAG GCTACAAAACTCACAGAGAGTTTGGAGAAGGAACTTTCTGCTTTAGAAGAGGTCGAATCTCAAGCTGATTCAAG tGTCCTACAGAAACTGAGAGCCTTGGTTGCTATGAATGAAAACCTTAAAACCCAAGAGCAGGAATTCCGCACTCACTGCAGG GAGGAAATGACTCGTCTCCAGCAGAGCATCGAAAACCTGAAAATCGAGTCGGGAGACGACACGGGAGAAGACAAG GAACGAAACCAGCTCATAGAAAAACAGTACAACACCGACCGAGAGAAGCTACAGAAGATCCGGATGCTTCTG GCCCGCAGGAATCGGGAAATTGCTATACTGCAGCGAAAGGTTGACGAGGTGCCAAGCCGGGCTGAGCTAACCCAGTATCAGAAGAGATTTATTGAACTCTACGGTCAGG tGGCAGCAACACACAAGGAAACCAAACAGTTCTTCACACTGTACAATACGTTGGATGACAAAAAGGTCTTCCTGGAGAAAGAG GTTAACCTGCTGAACTCAATCCATGACAACTTTCAGCA GGCCATGGCGTCTTCTGGAGCGAAAGAACAGTTTCTACGACAGATGGAGCAGATCGTAGAGGGCATCAAACAGAACAGAATTAAG ATGGAGAAGAAGAAGCAAGAGAACAAAATGCGCCGCGATCAGCTAAACGACGAGTATCTGGAGCTGCTGGAGAAGCAGAGGCTGTACTTCAAGACGGTGAAGGACTTCAAAGAG GAGTGCAGAAAGAACGAGATGCTTCTCTCAAAATTGCGAGCCAAGGGGGCGTCTTAG